In one window of Pseudomonas chlororaphis subsp. chlororaphis DNA:
- a CDS encoding M48 family metalloprotease, translated as MTFLRPTLLTLACLLASPGFADDLPSLGDASSAIVSPQQEHQLGRAWLALLRSQVSQLNDPQLKDYVETSVYKLVETSQVNDRRLEFILINSPQLNAFAAPGGIVGVNGGLFLNAQTEGEYASVLAHELAHLSQRHFARGVEASQRMQVPMMAALLAGIVIAAAGGGDAGIAAIAGTQAAAIQEQRRFSRQNEQEADRIGILNLEKAGYDPRSMPTMFERLMRQYRFDAKPPEFLLTHPVTESRIADTRNRAEQAKAGGKEDSLRYQLIRARVQLIYEESPGMGAKRFRAQLDENPKNDIARYGLAIAQIKGSQFNDARENLKQLLAKQPNDITYNLAQIDLDTATSRFSDAQARVDKMLAQYPGNYPLNQVRVDLLLKQNRPADAEKALESLLKTRSDDPDVWYSVAETRGLSGNIIGLHQARAEYFALVGDYRQAIQQLDFAKRRAGSNFPLSSRIDARQRELMDQEQMVKDMMR; from the coding sequence ATGACTTTTTTGCGCCCTACCCTGCTGACGCTCGCTTGCCTGCTCGCCTCACCAGGCTTCGCCGACGACCTGCCATCACTCGGTGACGCCAGTTCTGCCATTGTCTCGCCCCAACAGGAACACCAACTGGGCCGCGCCTGGCTGGCGTTGCTGCGCAGCCAGGTTTCGCAACTCAACGACCCGCAACTCAAGGATTACGTCGAAACCAGCGTCTACAAACTGGTCGAGACCAGCCAGGTCAACGACCGACGTCTCGAGTTCATCCTGATCAACAGCCCGCAGCTCAACGCGTTTGCCGCTCCCGGCGGGATTGTCGGGGTCAACGGCGGACTGTTCCTCAACGCCCAGACCGAAGGCGAATATGCCTCGGTGCTGGCTCACGAATTGGCGCACCTGTCGCAACGCCACTTCGCCCGTGGCGTCGAGGCTTCGCAACGCATGCAGGTGCCGATGATGGCCGCCCTGCTGGCCGGGATCGTGATCGCCGCGGCGGGCGGTGGCGACGCCGGGATCGCCGCCATTGCCGGCACCCAGGCCGCGGCCATCCAGGAACAACGGCGCTTCTCCCGGCAGAACGAGCAGGAAGCCGACCGCATCGGCATCCTCAACCTGGAAAAGGCCGGTTATGACCCGCGCTCCATGCCGACCATGTTCGAGCGCCTGATGCGCCAGTACCGTTTCGACGCCAAGCCGCCGGAGTTCCTGCTGACTCACCCGGTCACCGAATCGCGGATCGCCGACACCCGCAACCGCGCCGAACAGGCCAAGGCCGGCGGCAAGGAAGACAGCCTGCGTTACCAGCTGATTCGCGCACGAGTACAGCTGATCTACGAAGAGTCCCCCGGCATGGGTGCCAAGCGTTTCCGCGCCCAGCTCGACGAAAATCCGAAAAACGACATCGCCCGCTACGGCCTCGCCATCGCCCAGATCAAGGGCAGCCAGTTCAACGATGCCCGGGAAAACCTCAAGCAGCTGTTGGCCAAGCAACCTAACGACATCACTTACAACCTGGCCCAGATCGACCTGGATACCGCCACCAGCCGCTTTTCCGACGCCCAGGCCCGGGTGGATAAAATGCTTGCGCAGTATCCGGGCAACTACCCACTGAACCAGGTCAGGGTCGACCTGCTGCTCAAGCAGAATCGCCCGGCGGACGCCGAAAAGGCCCTGGAAAGCCTGCTCAAGACCCGCTCCGACGATCCGGACGTCTGGTACTCGGTGGCGGAAACCCGTGGCCTGTCGGGCAATATCATCGGCCTGCATCAGGCGCGGGCCGAATACTTTGCCCTAGTCGGCGACTATCGCCAGGCGATCCAGCAGCTGGATTTCGCCAAACGTCGCGCCGGCAGCAACTTCCCCCTGTCTTCACGGATCGATGCACGTCAGCGTGAGCTGATGGACCAGGAGCAGATGGTCAAGGACATGATGCGCTGA
- a CDS encoding sulfurtransferase TusA family protein: MTDAVAHDAELDASGLNCPLPLLKAKMELNRLASGAVLKVIATDAGSQRDFRTFARLAGHTLLREEDEAGVYRYWLKKA, from the coding sequence ATGACTGATGCTGTAGCCCACGACGCCGAGCTCGATGCCAGCGGACTGAATTGCCCGCTGCCGCTGCTCAAGGCCAAGATGGAACTCAATCGCCTGGCCAGCGGCGCGGTGCTCAAGGTGATCGCCACGGATGCCGGCTCCCAGCGCGACTTTCGCACCTTTGCCCGTTTGGCCGGTCATACCCTGCTTCGCGAGGAAGACGAGGCTGGGGTCTATCGTTACTGGCTGAAGAAGGCCTGA